Proteins from a genomic interval of Thamnophis elegans isolate rThaEle1 chromosome 2, rThaEle1.pri, whole genome shotgun sequence:
- the DNAJC22 gene encoding dnaJ homolog subfamily C member 22, which produces MAKRLVVAIALWAVGGLAGLHHLYLGRDNHALLWMLTLGGFGIGWLWELWLLPGWVAQANGTPDLPSGQPPPLNPVRFLGQALVGIYFGVVALIGLSTLPGFYLLALPLAVGLGVHLVSEVGNQASNLQATLMAAFITAPIFYGHPLGILPITLTTSVTAQNYRSYKTSNRTKKLSLRLYRLGLAYLAFTTPLAYSAFSNTAATANYIASTIGAALDYVSVFPSLSGTLESVLLLPYRAGKMLGLSGGYFQEWENILKFVQSFQNERRQMAYQILGISNDATPEEITKSYRELVKIWHPDHNRHQIAEAERRFIEVQAAYEFLMQAKKPKSA; this is translated from the exons CATGCCTTACTCTGGATGCTGACTTTGGGTGGATTTGGCATAGGGTGGCTTTGGGAGCTGTGGCTGCTCCCTGGTTGGGTAGCACAGGCAAATGGTACCCCAGACCTGCCCAGTGGTCAACCCCCACCTTTGAACCCTGTGCGTTTTCTTGGCCAAGCTTTAGTGGGCATCTATTTTGGGGTAGTGGCTTTGATTGGTCTCTCTACTCTGCCAGGTTTTTACCTTCTGGCCCTCCCTCTGGCTGTGGGTCTTGGAGTTCATTTGGTGTCTGAAGTGGGCAATCAAGCCTCCAATCTCCAAGCAACCTTAATGGCTGCCTTCATAACTGCACCAATCTTCTATGGCCACCCTCTGGGGATCTTGCCCATTACTCTCACCACTAGCGTGACAGCCCAGAACTACCGATCCTATAAAACCAGCAATCGCACCAAGAAGCTTAGCCTCCGACTTTACCGACTAGGCCTGGCCTATCTGGCATTCACAACGCCACTGGCCTACTCTGCCttcagcaacacagcagccacgGCCAACTACATAGCCAGCACGATTGGAGCAGCTCTGGATTATGTCAGTGTCTTTCCATCATTGAGTGGAACATTGGAATCAGTGCTGCTTCTTCCCTACCGTGCCGGGAAAATGCTGGGTTTAAGTGGTGGCTATTTCCAGGAATGggagaacattttaaaatttgtacAGTCTTTCCAGAATGAAAGACGTCAGATGGCGTATCAG ATCTTAGGTATCTCCAATGATGCCACTCCAGAAGAAATCACCAAAAGCTACCGGGAGTTGGTGAAGATTTGGCATCCTGATCATAATCGACATCAAATAGCAGAAGCTGAAAGACGTTTTATTGAAGTGCAAGCTGCCTACGAATTCCTCATGCAGGCAAAGAAGCCAAAATCTGCATGA